The genomic stretch ACCCTATGGTTTGGAACTTCACCAAGGCTAGGGTCTCCCCGGTGTGGCGGCTGCCAACTATCTGCAAGGCAGGCGGCATTGGCTTGGCCACATTCTGCTGCTATTGGCGTCATCGGCAGGCATTGCGCTGGCTGCTCGTGCTAAATTCGCGTTCATGATTACCTCCTCCGCGGTTCCCGATGCCGCGCTGCGTTTGTTGGTTGAAAAGGGCTTTGATGCCACGAGTGTGGATGCCTTGGCACAGGCGGCCGGCATTTCGCGGTCTACCTTCTTCAGGCGCTTTGGATCAAAGGAGGAAATGGTCTTCGCCGATATGGAGACCATCATTCACCATCTGGAAACGGTGTTGGCTACTTCTTCGGCCGGTCCCGTGCGCTCACTGGTGAATGCCGGGCTGACTGTTTTTGATCAGCACACCGCGCGCCCCGAGGCCGCCGAGCTGCGGCACCGACTGCTGCTCGATGTCCCCTCGTTGCGTGATCGCGAGCTGGTCTCCATCCACCGGTACGAGCGGGTCTTCCGTAACCACCTGCGCGATCGCGGCCTCTATTCACTGACGCATGGACGGGCCATGTGTATAGCCTTCGCCTCCGGCGTGGTCGCTGTGCACAATGACCACCTGCGCCGTTGGTTGCGCCATCCCGAGGAGGCCAGGCGTCCGGAGTTGGAGCGTGAGCTCAACGCGCTCGGTGCGCTCTATGCCCCGGTGCTTGAACCCCAGGAATCGGCACCGACCCCGGAGCCCACCACCGTGGTCATCACGATCGCTGGCGGTGCACCAGACACCGAGGCGGTGCTCGCGCAGGTGCGCGATGCTCTGGACAATGCCCGAGCTTGAGTCCCGCGTGGCACCATCGCTGCGCGAGGTGCCCTGCTGGCCGCTGAGCACACCACGTCTGGTGCTGCGCCCGGCCACCGTCGCTGATGCCCGGGCAACGTGGGGCTACCGCAAGCTGCCGGAGAATTCGCGCTGGGTGACCAGCCTCTGGGATGACTACGCCGAATACCTTCGGTCGTTTCGAGAGCCGGAGCATCTGCGTGAGCGCCTCGTGGTGGAGTTATCCGGCGACGTGGTGGGTGAGGTGGTGATTCGCCGTCAGGATGCCTGGTCGCAAACCGAATCGAGGAAGGCTGCGAGCGGAGTCGAGGCCGAACTTGGGTGGTCGTTGAATCCGGCATGTTCCGGTCGCGGCTTGGCCAGCGAGGCGGTGTCGGCGGTACTACGTCTGGGTTTTGAAGAACTGGGCCTGCGCCGCGTTCGGGCGCGGTGTTTCAGCGCCAATGTTCCCTCCTGGAAGCTCATGGAACGGATCAGGATGCGCCGGGAGGCGCATCTGGTCTCAGGAGTTCTGCACCGTGATGGCCGATGGATGGATGGCTATTCTTACGCGTTGCTCAAAGACGAATGG from Paeniglutamicibacter sp. Y32M11 encodes the following:
- a CDS encoding TetR family transcriptional regulator translates to MAAANYLQGRRHWLGHILLLLASSAGIALAARAKFAFMITSSAVPDAALRLLVEKGFDATSVDALAQAAGISRSTFFRRFGSKEEMVFADMETIIHHLETVLATSSAGPVRSLVNAGLTVFDQHTARPEAAELRHRLLLDVPSLRDRELVSIHRYERVFRNHLRDRGLYSLTHGRAMCIAFASGVVAVHNDHLRRWLRHPEEARRPELERELNALGALYAPVLEPQESAPTPEPTTVVITIAGGAPDTEAVLAQVRDALDNARA
- a CDS encoding GNAT family N-acetyltransferase, which codes for MPELESRVAPSLREVPCWPLSTPRLVLRPATVADARATWGYRKLPENSRWVTSLWDDYAEYLRSFREPEHLRERLVVELSGDVVGEVVIRRQDAWSQTESRKAASGVEAELGWSLNPACSGRGLASEAVSAVLRLGFEELGLRRVRARCFSANVPSWKLMERIRMRREAHLVSGVLHRDGRWMDGYSYALLKDEWLAQQGQ